A region of Oryzias latipes chromosome 18, ASM223467v1 DNA encodes the following proteins:
- the LOC110013330 gene encoding uncharacterized protein LOC110013330, whose product MKRVSCQQQYEDPADNTINITAVIAQTSINNHLFNVFSVLLFPALNRCNILKSSPFSSCNAVVDPESYIIACRNTLNKYPAVDGLRCQFLKAYAKACQKSQSTVQNWWTAAKCHHPEPICLDKCSDHEFCGDIHGNTDCRCRAIYASQYTEQNRLGGPTVCKDNTASLTLVGCLLKENGIDYNHLHLNDKTCTGVMDPESHMLEFSFSSDSCGTEVMGPTTVTFSNCSVEVVLESGEWHYSLTMKAYSDAAQTQLLGPNSDVRLNQKIWIVLETNGLDAEVVSVVTDSCWATSGNSPSSSPRYDLITDG is encoded by the exons ATGAAGAGGGTCAG CTGTCAGCAACAGTATGAGGACCCTGCTGACAACACCATCAATATCACTGCTGTGATTGCACA AACAAGTATAAATAATCATCTGTTTAACgttttctctgttcttctctttCCTGCATTGAACAGGTGTAACATCCTGAAATCTTCACCATTCTCCTCCTGTAATGCTGTTGTTGATCCAGAGTCATACATAATTGCCTGCAGAAATACTTTGAACAAGTATCCTGCAGTGGACGGTCTCAGGTGTCAGTTCCTTAAGGCCTACGCCAAAGCCTGCCAGAAGAGTCAATCTACCGTGCAGAACTGGTGGACAGCAGCTAAGTGCC ACCACCCTGAGCCCATCTGTCTGGACAAATGCAGTGACCATGAGTTCTGTGGAGATATCCACGGAAACACTGACTGCCGCTGTAGAGCCATTTATGCCTCACAGTACACTGAACAGAACAGACTGG GAGGTCCAACTGTCTGCAAGGACAACACTGCCTCACTCACTCTGGTGGGTTGTCTCCTGAAGGAAAACGGCATCGACTACAATCACCTACACCTCAATGACAAGACCTGCACAGGTGTGATGGACCCCGAGAGTCACATGCTGGAGTTCAGCTTTAGCAGTGACAGTTGTGGAACAGAGGTCATG GGACCCACGACAGTAACTTTCAGCAACTG CTCTGTGGAAGTTGTCCTTGAGTCTGGAGAGTGGCACTACAGCTTGACCATGAAGGCTTACTCTGATGCTGCCCAAACCCAACTTTTGGGTCCAAACAGTGATGTCAGGCTGAACCAGAAGATCTGGATTGTGCTGGAGACCAACGGTCTGGATGCAGAGGTGGTTTCTGTGGTGACCGACTCCTGCTGGGCAACCAGTGGGAACTCACCCAGCAGCTCTCCCAGATATGACCTGATCACAGACGGGTGA
- the LOC101170324 gene encoding NLR family CARD domain-containing protein 3-like: MRMRHEHVTEGTDEKQRGPLLKKIYTELYITEGLREEVHTQHEVWQLETISWNNLLHNAPIRCQDIFKVLTDQHGSIRVVLTIGVAGIGKTFSVQKFTLDWAEGFKNQDISAVVPLSFREMNLIRDEQHSLLTLIQLFHPTFQKIPAEQLSVCKLLFIFDGLDESRLSLDFNNSQVVSDVTQKSSINVLLTNLIQGRLLPSALVWITSRPAAANQIPPSCVSRVTEVRGFTDSQKEEYFRRRFSDEDLSSRIISHIKASKSLFIMCGVPVFCWITAVVLENMLTTEKRKELPTTMTDMYSHFLMVQTKRKKIKYQQEHEENPQELTEADMEVLLKLGRLAFEHLEKGNIMFYQEDLEQCGLDVTEASLYSGVCTEIFRRECGIFQKPVYCFVHLSVQEFLAAVYMIHCYNNKKTEVVENLLKNQTNISTLDKFLSRIMKKSLQSQTGHLDLFVRFLHGLSVESNQRLLGSLLGQTENSPEIIQRIINNLKEMKTNDMSPDRSINIFHCLMEMKDPSVHQEIQEFLKSENRSEKELSEIHCSALAYMLQMSEEVLDELNLNSYKTTGEGRWRLIPAVRNCRKFMIGVVLKPSETGTYRYELSENDCEAVASALKSNPSHLIELDLSKAKLKDSALEVLSGGLKSPNCKLETLRLENCNMSEISCAALGSALQSNPFHLKHLYLSFNNLQHCGFDSLCAVLESPNCKLQTLRLIGCRLSEPNCAALGSALKSNPFHLIELDLNRNKMVKDSGLKLLCGFLGRPDCRLKTLRLKECTLSEDSCAEIVSALRFNPSHLTELDMSENQLEDSGVKHLIGFLKSPACRLKTLRLAGCSLSKPSCDNLVSALKSNPSYLTELDLSWNCLEESDVLELSDMAKSPDVKLETLKWD, translated from the exons ATGAGGATGAGACATGAACATGTGACGGAAGGAACTGATGAAAAACAGAGAGGACCTCTCCTCAAAAAGATCTACACTGAGCTCTACATCACAGAGGGACTGAGAGAAGAAGTTCATACCCAACATGAGGTCTGGCAACTGGAGACAATCTCCTGGAACAACTTGCTCCACAATGCTCCAATCAGGTGCCAAGATATCTTCAAAGTTTTAACTGACCAACATGGATCCATCAGAGTGGTTCTGACCATTGGTGTCGCTGGAATTGGAAAAACCTTCTCagtgcagaagttcactctggactgggccGAGGGCTTCAAGAACCAAGACATCAGTGCAGTGGTTCCTCTGTCATTCAGGGAGATGAACTTGATCAGAGATGAGCAGCACAGTCTTCTCACTCTCATCCAACTTTTCCATCCAACCTTCCAGAAGATCCCAGCAgagcagctgtctgtctgtaaacttctcttcatctttgatggtctggatgaaaGCAGACTTTCTCTGGACTTCAACAACAGTCAGGTGGTGTCTGATGTCACTCAGAAGTCATCAATCAATGTTCTTCTGACAAACCTCATCCAGGGACGTCTGCTTCCCTCAGCTCTGGTCTGGATCActtccagacctgcagcagccaatcagatccctcctTCGTGTGTCTCCAGGGTAACAGAAGTACGAGGCTTCACCGACTCCcagaaggaggagtacttcaggaGGAGATTCAGTGACGAAGATCTGTCCAGCAGAATCATCTCCCACATCAAGGCCTCCAAGAGTCTCTTCATTATGTGTGGAGTTCCAGTtttctgctggatcactgctgtGGTTCTGGAGAACATGTTGaccacagagaaaagaaaagagcttCCCACCACCATGACTGACATGTACTCCCACTTCCTGATGGtccagacaaagaggaagaagatcaAATACCAGCAGGAACATGAAGAGAATCCAcaggagctgacagaggctgaCATGGAAGTTCTTCTGAAGCTGGGGAGGCTGGCatttgaacatctggagaaaggAAACATCATGTTCTACCAAGAAGACCTGGAGCAGTGTGGTCTGGATGTCACAGAGGCTTCTTTGTACTCAGGAGTTTGTACTGAGATCTTCAGAAGAGAGTGTGGGATCTTCCAGAAACCAGTCTACTGCTTTGTTCATCTGagtgttcaggagtttctggctgcagTTTACATGATCCACTGTTACAACAACAAGAAGACAGAGGTGGTGGAGAATCTCCTGAAGAATCAAACAAACATCTCTACTCTAGATAAGTTTCTTAGCAGGATCATGAAGAAATCCCTGCAGAGTCAAACTGGTCACCTGGATCTGTTTGTTCGTTTTCTTCATGGTCTCTCTGTGGAGTCCAACCAGAGACTCTTGGGAAGTCTGCTGGGTCAGACAGAGAACAGTCCAGAAATTATCCAGAGAATCATCAACAACCTGAAGGAAATGAAGACCAATGACATGTCTCCTGACAGAAGCATCAACATCTTCCACtgtctgatggagatgaaggacCCCTCAGTTCATCAGGAGATCCAAGAGTTCCTGAAGTCAGAGAACAGATCAGAGAAGGAACTTTCAGAGATCCATTGCTCAGCTTTGGCCTACATGCTGCAGATGTCAGAGGAGGTTCTGGATGAGTTAAACCTTAACAGTTACAAAACCACCGGGGAAGGTCGATGGAGACTGATTCCAGCTGTAAGAAACTGCAGGAAATTTAT GATAGGGGTTGTGTTAAAGCCTTCTGAAACTGGTACCTACAG ATACGAACTCTCAGAGAATGACTGTGAAGCTGTGGCTTCAGCCCTGAAGTCCAACCCATCTCATTTGatagaactggacctgagcaaGGCCAAGCTAAAGGATTCAGCTCTGGAGGTTTTGTCTGGTGGTCTGAAGAGTCCAAATTGCAAACTAGAGACTCTGAG GTTGGAAAACTGCAACatgtcagagatcagctgtgcTGCTCTGGGTTCAGCACTGCAGTCAAATCCATTCCATCTGAAGCATTTATATCTGAGCTTCAACAACCTGCAGCACTGTGGATTTGATAGCCTGTGTGCTGTTCTGGAGAGTCCAAACTgcaaactgcagactctgag GTTAATTGGCTGCCGATTGTCAGAACCCAACTGTGCTGCTCTGGGATCAGCTTTGAAATCCAACCCGTTCCATCTGATAGAACTGGATCTGAACAGGAATAAGATGGTAAAAGATTCAGGACTAAAGCTTCTGTGCGGTTTTCTGGGGAGACCAGACTGCAGACTcaagactctgag GTTAAAGGAATGCACTTTATCAGAAGACAGCTGTGCAGAGATAGTCTCAGCTCTGAGGTTcaacccgtcccacctgacAGAACTAGACATGAGTGAAAACCAGCTGGAGGATTCAGGAGTGAAGCATCTCATAGGTTTTCTGAAGAGTCCAGCTTGCAGACTGAAGACTCTAAG GCTGGCTGGCTGCAGTTTGTCAAAGCCCAGCTGTGACAATCTGGTCTCAGCTCTTAAGTCCAACCCATCCTATCTGACTGAACTGGACTTGAGCTGGAACTGCCTGGAGGAATCAGATGTTCTGGAGCTCTCTGACATGGCGAAGAGTCCAGATGTCAAACTGGAGACTTTAAA ATGGGATTGA